In the Alligator mississippiensis isolate rAllMis1 chromosome 7, rAllMis1, whole genome shotgun sequence genome, one interval contains:
- the LOC132251434 gene encoding syncytin-A-like, whose translation MIGVPISLQQWGTINGGFVRHYSLAAHRSAPKEWRAAPANWIISPRVEAPFCYRSNNTRAYNKATPVGHYPHCLTTLDYSPSSTSGILLGNVPSLNCTGFMVYNFSKEPHVALIANRSEFYIHSNFTSCNISRSSRITAERGPSYTMHINRKCRIGHNNCRDLSTLSAPGLYWLCGNRAHKILPWNWVGARTLGRVIPGFEMHSAIYLEQVKNFNHHMKRAVNPLATRNTGFHRFVRTFIPWLGIRELELAIINISATMEAMGNATADAIQALQKEISQISQVTIQHRIALDYLLVSQGGVCALVNSTCCVYVNQDMRIETNIRKIRNQLRVLHQVASENTDWGLEEMWSWLTSWLPDFGALGKKILYGILFVLIVLIMFYVLIQLILCCVKASRGSFSKARKPTAESRIMVLQKCEQIERKHERLHDEIEGLMRMEI comes from the coding sequence atgatcggagtaccaatatccctccagcaatggggaacaataaacggcggcttcgttagacactactcgttagctgcccatcggtccgctcctaaagaatggagggccgcccctgctaactggataatctccccaagagtagaggcgcctttctgttacagatccaacaacaccagagcttataataaagccacacctgtaggacactaccctcattgcctaactactctagattatagccctagtagcaccagtggaatcctgttgggtaacgtaccctctctcaattgtacaggattcatggtctacaacttttctaaggaacctcatgttgctctcattgcaaacagatcagaattttacattcactccaattttacttcttgtaatatatctcggtccagcaggataacagctgaacgtggaccgtcctatacgatgcatatcaatcgaaagtgccggatagggcacaacaactgtcgagatttgagtaccctttctgccccaggcctttactggctctgcggaaacagggctcataaaatcttgccctggaattgggtgggggcacgcactcttggacgtgttatccctggtttcgaaatgcatagtgcaatatatctggaacaagtaaaaaatttcaaccatcacatgaaaagggcggttaaccccttagctaccagaaacacagggttccatcgatttgtgagaaccttcataccgtggcttggaataagagaattggaactagccataattaacatttcagccacaatggaagctatgggaaatgccactgcggatgcaattcaggctctgcaaaaagagatctcccagatctcacaagtaactatacaacaccgcatagccctagattacctattggtatcccagggaggagtatgtgccttagtaaactccacctgttgtgtctatgtcaatcaggacatgcgaatcgaaactaacattcgcaaaatccgaaatcagttaagggtcctacatcaagtggcctcagaaaatactgactggggtctagaagaaatgtggtcttggctaacctcctggctcccagatttcggggcccttggcaagaaaatcctgtatggaatattgtttgtcttgatagttctgataatgttctatgtcttaatacaactgatcctctgctgcgtgaaagccagcaggggaagctttagcaaggcaagaaaacccacagcagagtctagaataatggtgttacaaaagtgtgagcagattgaaagaaaacatgaaaggctgcatgatgaaatagaggggctcatgagaatggaaatttaa